From Echinicola soli, a single genomic window includes:
- a CDS encoding helix-turn-helix domain-containing protein, with protein MCKFQNAFAFIFKELGMSFGDWKVRLKLMESVKLLGEKKSVKEIAFELGYGNVGSFIVTFRKHFGKTPTNYLKK; from the coding sequence ATGTGTAAGTTCCAGAACGCTTTTGCGTTTATTTTTAAAGAACTGGGTATGAGTTTCGGGGATTGGAAGGTGCGTTTAAAATTGATGGAGTCCGTCAAGCTATTAGGAGAAAAGAAAAGTGTAAAGGAAATTGCATTTGAATTAGGATACGGAAATGTTGGTTCATTTATAGTGACCTTTAGAAAGCATTTTGGAAAAACACCTACAAATTACCTCAAGAAATAA